Proteins encoded together in one Bos indicus isolate NIAB-ARS_2022 breed Sahiwal x Tharparkar chromosome 25, NIAB-ARS_B.indTharparkar_mat_pri_1.0, whole genome shotgun sequence window:
- the CARHSP1 gene encoding calcium-regulated heat-stable protein 1: MSSEPPPPSQPPTHQSSTGLLDTQQARDRSPSPLRGNVVPSPLPTRRTRTFSATVRASQGPVYKGVCKCFCRSKGHGFITPADGGPDIFLHISDVEGEYVPMEGDEVTYKMCSIPPKNEKLQAVEVVITHLAPGTKHETWSGHVVSS; encoded by the exons ATGTCATCTGAGCCTCCTCCTCCAtcccagccccccacccaccaGTCCTCGACTGGGCTCCTGGACACCCAACAGGCCCGGGATCGCTCACCGTCCCCGCTTCGGGGCAATGTGGTGCCGAGCCCACTGCCTACTCGCCGCACCAGGACCTTCTCAGC GACGGTGCGGGCTTCCCAGGGCCCGGTCTACAAAGGAGTCTGCAAATGCTTCTGTCGGTCCAAGGGCCACGGCTTCATCACCCCGGCTGATGGCGGCCCCGACATCTTCCTGCATATCTCCGA CGTGGAGGGGGAGTACGTCCCCATGGAAGGCGACGAGGTCACCTATAAGATGTGCTCCATCCCGCCCAAGAACGAGAAGCTGCAGGCCGTGGAGGTGGTCATCACCCACCTGGCGCCGGGCACCAAGCACGAGACCTGGTCCGGCCACGTCGTCAGTTCCTAG